AGATTCTTCACCAGAAGGTTGGCCCAACAGCATCTGCGAAATTGAAATTAACTTAGATTGAAGCTTTACCATAGGGACGAAGTTAGAAATTGACGGCGATAAGGCGCAGAGACATATATTATATAGCAGAGTGATAAGGCTGCGAGTAACTATGAGAGCCGCAATTCTGCTTCAGCTCTTCCTTCCAAGATGGATCGGTGGGACAGAAGTTGCTACATACAATCTAGCAAAAAATCTGACTAGAAGGGGACATGAAATCCACATCATAACCACGCATGATGATGGCCTGCCTTATTTCAGCGAGGAGGATGGTCTCTATGTTCACAGGGTATCATGGCCTAAGGTACGCATCATTGGCTATCTCTCTTTTTGGGCCAGGATATACCTCCAGATCCGGAAAATTCACCCAGATGTAGTCCATTGTCAAGCTTTAGATGTTTGTATTCCTGCGAGGATAGCGAAGAAAACCATGAATATCCCATATGTTGTCTGGGGGCAGGGATCAGAGATCTATTTCCCGGAAAGATTCCTCCAGCTGACCTCAAAGCATATACTTCAAAACGCAGATGCAGTCTTCGCCCTTACCGACAACATGAAACGGAAGATGCAGACTGTGTGCGACAAGGAAATTTCTGTTGTGCCGAACGGTATCGATTCTGGAAGGTTTGAGATATCTTCAAGGGACTGGAAAGAGGGTAATGGGAGGACAGTTATCTTTGTAGGCAGGTTGCACCCGATAAAAGGGGTTCATTACCTGCTCGAAGCGATGGCCATTGTGCACCGGGAGATACCTGATGCCAAATTGATTATCGTAGGTGACGGTACAGAGCGATCGAAGCTGGAGAAGCTCGTGGAGAAATTAGATTTAGAAGACTGTGTACAATTCGCAGGCCAAGTGCCGCAAGAAGAAATTCCTAGAGTCATGCATCAGGCAGACGTGTTCACATTGCCGAGTCTCTCAGAAGGACTCCCAGTTGTACTTTTAGAAGCTATGGCTGCGGGGTTGCCTATTGTTGCGACGAACGTTGGGGGAGTGCCTGAAATTCTAGAGGATGGAGTGAATGGATACCTCGTCGATGCAAAGAGATCCAATGAGATTGCGACGGGAATACTGATGCTGATGATGAACGATGAGATGCGGGAGAAAGTATCGGCCAATAACAGAGTAAAAGCGAAGATGTTTACGTGGGATACGGTCGCTGGCAAGGTGGAGGAGGAGTATCAAATGGCGATTGCACGAAACATGGGAGGAGGAGGTGCCAACCAGAAAGGCGGGATCGGTAAAGGGAAGTGGTGAGCGCCGAAGCCACTTACCATGTTTGATAGCCGCTTCCAGAACCAGAGTCATAGATCCGGGAAAATCCTCGTGTTTCCAGTTTGACGTTTAGATCGTAATCAAGTGTGTATATGCCTCCCAAAAACCAGAATGGCTTACGGATGGTAGCCTTTCGGGTTACAATCAGATGATTCTTCAAACCGGGATAATCGCCAGCATAAAGTTGTTGCGAAAATGCTGATACTTGACGATGCTGAAATTTCTGAGTTCCCGCGAAGTACTCATCTGTTTTGATCGAGCCGTCCCACTTATCCATAATCGTCGTCATTGATTTTAACTCCGCTTCTGTAGGTGAATATCGCATATGACAGTTTGGAAAAAGTAAGAGGTTATCGATGTTCGCCGGGGGACTTATGATCATGAGGAGACTCAAGACAACAACAAACCCGATAGTAAGACTATAGAGGCTCAGGTGCTTCTTTAATTTCCATGTTCCAACCGTATA
This portion of the Methanoculleus caldifontis genome encodes:
- the pelF gene encoding GT4 family glycosyltransferase PelF, whose product is MRAAILLQLFLPRWIGGTEVATYNLAKNLTRRGHEIHIITTHDDGLPYFSEEDGLYVHRVSWPKVRIIGYLSFWARIYLQIRKIHPDVVHCQALDVCIPARIAKKTMNIPYVVWGQGSEIYFPERFLQLTSKHILQNADAVFALTDNMKRKMQTVCDKEISVVPNGIDSGRFEISSRDWKEGNGRTVIFVGRLHPIKGVHYLLEAMAIVHREIPDAKLIIVGDGTERSKLEKLVEKLDLEDCVQFAGQVPQEEIPRVMHQADVFTLPSLSEGLPVVLLEAMAAGLPIVATNVGGVPEILEDGVNGYLVDAKRSNEIATGILMLMMNDEMREKVSANNRVKAKMFTWDTVAGKVEEEYQMAIARNMGGGGANQKGGIGKGKW